One Streptomyces sp. NBC_00223 genomic window carries:
- a CDS encoding tetratricopeptide repeat protein, producing the protein MATDAWQLARERITRLWRGAQPARAADVAAELDASNEDVRAARTAGDQETLDELRAQWRGRFPRPRTETALRALLDHSLTELVDLGAVRCARSHGVLLDSVAAATPPEEAAAVDATAVRLLDAAVPAVPDAGPYDPRLRLLAPHVLALLRRFAGAPGSADVLAVATRLAVALHRTGDYLSAWETVRTAAALGERTLGAEHRVVLAAHSRTGRALFRLGRYAEAEALLRRTHAAQARLFGPDDPDTLDSTHGLALVLGNLGRRAEALAFHRSTAAGRRAALGARHPLTLRSRSSLLAVLTSAELGGGATSTSAQEGDEGENDSALLSLPEECVEHLGADHTVTVGARHNRAWALFLLGRFAEADAEIEEVTGSYLRRFGPDYPITLAARQLHARTQSALGHTEAGIALMTEVVAHREQSLGHGHPFTLAGRDLLRTLAAGRGTA; encoded by the coding sequence ATGGCGACCGATGCCTGGCAACTCGCCCGGGAGCGCATCACCCGGCTGTGGCGCGGCGCCCAGCCGGCCCGGGCCGCGGACGTGGCCGCCGAACTGGACGCCTCGAACGAGGACGTACGGGCCGCGCGCACTGCCGGTGACCAGGAGACGCTGGACGAGCTGCGGGCGCAGTGGCGGGGGCGATTCCCCCGCCCGCGTACGGAGACCGCGCTGCGCGCCCTGCTCGACCACTCGCTGACCGAACTGGTCGACCTCGGCGCCGTGCGCTGCGCGCGCAGCCACGGTGTGCTGCTCGACAGCGTCGCCGCGGCCACACCGCCCGAGGAGGCCGCCGCCGTCGACGCGACGGCCGTACGGCTGCTCGACGCCGCCGTGCCCGCCGTACCGGACGCCGGGCCGTACGACCCGCGGTTACGGCTGCTCGCACCGCATGTCCTGGCCCTGCTGCGGCGGTTCGCCGGGGCGCCGGGCAGCGCCGATGTACTGGCCGTTGCCACCCGGCTGGCCGTCGCGCTGCACCGCACCGGCGACTACTTGTCCGCCTGGGAGACCGTCAGGACCGCCGCCGCGCTGGGGGAACGGACGCTCGGCGCCGAGCACCGTGTCGTCCTGGCCGCGCACTCCAGGACCGGCCGGGCGCTGTTCCGGCTGGGCAGGTACGCCGAGGCCGAGGCGCTGCTCCGCCGTACGCACGCCGCACAGGCGCGGCTGTTCGGGCCGGACGACCCCGACACGCTCGACAGCACCCACGGGCTCGCTCTCGTCCTCGGCAATCTCGGCCGGCGCGCGGAGGCGCTGGCGTTCCACCGTTCGACCGCGGCGGGACGTCGGGCGGCGCTGGGCGCCCGGCACCCGCTGACGCTGCGCTCCCGGTCCAGCCTGCTGGCCGTGCTGACCTCGGCCGAACTCGGCGGCGGCGCCACCAGCACCAGCGCCCAAGAAGGCGATGAGGGCGAGAACGACAGTGCCCTGCTCTCCCTGCCGGAGGAGTGCGTCGAGCATCTGGGCGCCGACCACACGGTCACCGTGGGCGCTCGTCACAACCGTGCCTGGGCGCTCTTCCTGCTGGGCCGCTTCGCCGAAGCCGACGCCGAGATCGAGGAGGTCACCGGGTCCTATCTGCGACGCTTCGGTCCCGACTACCCCATCACCCTCGCGGCCCGCCAGCTCCACGCCCGTACCCAGTCGGCGCTGGGGCACACGGAAGCCGGCATCGCTCTGATGACCGAGGTCGTCGCCCACCGCGAACAGAGCCTGGGCCACGGCCATCCCTTCACCCTCGCCGGCCGCGACCTCCTCCGCACCCTCGCCGCGGGCCGGGGCACCGCCTGA
- the bldC gene encoding developmental transcriptional regulator BldC — translation MTARTPDAEPLLTPAEVATMFRVDPKTVTRWAKAGKLTSIRTLGGHRRYREAEVRALLAGIPQQRSEA, via the coding sequence ATGACCGCTCGCACCCCTGATGCCGAGCCGTTGCTTACCCCTGCCGAGGTCGCGACCATGTTCCGCGTCGACCCCAAGACGGTCACGCGCTGGGCCAAGGCCGGCAAGCTCACGTCCATCCGCACGCTCGGCGGCCACCGTCGCTACCGCGAGGCGGAGGTCCGCGCATTGCTTGCGGGCATTCCGCAGCAGCGCAGCGAGGCCTGA
- the wecB gene encoding non-hydrolyzing UDP-N-acetylglucosamine 2-epimerase, translated as MGRSGRVGGGLGGTSAGDIALVFGTRPEIIKLAGIALELGGRARLVHTGQHFDQEMSGAFFANFDLPQPAVHFAAATGPWGRGHQIGSLISALTREFTERPPAAAIVQGDTNSTSAGAQAAHYCGVPVVHVEAGLRSGDRTMPEEINRQVVGALADLHCAPTTTAVANLVAAGVDPGRIRLTGNTVVEATLRSLPDEAGGRALAARHGLSGDYVLATVHRPENSDDPVRLARLLEALGGLGVPVLFPVHPRTRRRIEEFGLGPAAEGLLLTDPVDHPTFLGLAARARLLVSDSGGIQEEATVIKKPLLVVRTSTERPEAVEAGFARLVEPGPALLAAGRRVLADPGIEAALREVPSPYGDGTASALISRLTTELADGRGPGRAAA; from the coding sequence ATGGGCAGGTCGGGTCGGGTCGGAGGCGGGCTCGGCGGCACATCTGCCGGTGACATAGCGTTGGTGTTCGGTACGCGTCCTGAGATCATCAAGCTGGCCGGCATCGCCCTCGAACTCGGCGGCCGGGCCCGGCTCGTCCACACCGGACAGCACTTCGACCAGGAGATGTCGGGGGCGTTTTTCGCCAACTTCGACCTCCCGCAGCCCGCCGTGCACTTCGCCGCCGCCACCGGGCCGTGGGGCCGGGGCCACCAGATCGGCAGCCTGATCTCCGCGCTCACCAGGGAGTTCACCGAGCGCCCGCCCGCCGCGGCGATCGTCCAGGGCGACACCAACAGCACCTCCGCGGGCGCCCAGGCCGCTCACTACTGCGGGGTGCCGGTCGTGCACGTCGAGGCCGGGCTGCGCTCCGGCGACCGGACCATGCCCGAGGAGATCAACCGGCAGGTCGTCGGCGCACTCGCGGACCTGCACTGCGCGCCGACGACGACCGCCGTCGCCAACCTCGTCGCCGCGGGCGTGGACCCCGGCCGGATCAGGCTCACCGGCAACACCGTCGTCGAGGCCACGCTGCGTTCGCTGCCCGACGAGGCGGGCGGGCGCGCGCTCGCCGCCCGCCACGGCCTGTCCGGCGACTACGTACTGGCCACCGTCCACCGCCCGGAGAACTCCGACGACCCGGTGCGGCTCGCCCGGCTGCTGGAGGCGCTGGGCGGGCTGGGCGTACCAGTGCTGTTCCCGGTGCATCCGCGCACCCGGCGCAGGATCGAGGAGTTCGGCCTCGGGCCGGCCGCCGAGGGTCTGCTGCTGACCGATCCGGTGGACCACCCGACGTTCCTCGGGCTCGCCGCCCGGGCCCGGCTGCTCGTGTCGGACTCCGGCGGCATTCAGGAGGAGGCCACCGTCATCAAGAAGCCGCTGCTGGTGGTGCGTACCAGCACCGAGCGGCCGGAGGCCGTCGAGGCGGGGTTCGCCCGGCTGGTGGAACCCGGGCCCGCGCTGCTGGCCGCCGGACGGCGGGTCCTCGCCGACCCGGGTATCGAGGCGGCGCTGCGCGAGGTGCCCTCACCGTACGGAGACGGCACCGCCTCCGCCCTGATCAGTCGGCTGACGACCGAGTTGGCCGATGGGCGCGGCCCCGGCCGCGCCGCCGCGTAG
- a CDS encoding serine/threonine-protein kinase yields the protein MRLGAKIGGRYRLTKNLGGGSGQVWLAHDDALRRYVVLKRVRGADDSAAGFDRLRTEAHALGGVSHPHVVTLYDAVRVGHYRWATSWLVMEYAPGGSLDGRPPLPPALAAGIGAQIAGALATLHTKDVVHGDVKPGNVVLAADGAAKLADFGAAYRFGGVTPAAGRRAGRVAYTPGYAAPEVWLHRSPEPASDVFSLAAMVHTLVTGRPPRYEVYQGEEAAECVVDPGVGPLREALTAMLRSAAEDRPTAAEAGELLRTVAGPPENLPPLPGDPRITRADDAPGTPDRSGRKRIAAVAVAVTALALAVWAGAWAGTWGSAWAWALGTVRGGDVAASASVIGDHRTADPCALTDSAALSRFGRPVLEPAYGNFDRCDVILRDLRDTTPDAVVDVEVEFGDGGRPELAGPVTTTGRVSVAQGPPDGGECDRTLLPAGDDAYVTITAKPVEGTRAGVSALCRIADVAVGSATKVLNDVPAGGRTPRRSPPLPAESLANRDACALLTPRALEAVPGVDASDPEAGFGRWDCSWRSTTSDLWVRLFFDRGPTPTAADGTPVELAGHSAVIAPPDDEGPHTAKVQVVHRSFTVRDGYTEVETVNVVVGDGSRSAQQLSALATDLARAAATSA from the coding sequence GTGCGCCTGGGAGCGAAGATCGGTGGGCGCTATCGCCTCACCAAGAACCTCGGCGGAGGAAGCGGCCAGGTCTGGCTCGCCCATGACGACGCGTTGCGCCGCTATGTCGTGCTCAAGCGGGTCCGCGGCGCCGACGACAGCGCCGCCGGATTCGACCGGCTGCGGACCGAGGCGCACGCCCTGGGTGGGGTCAGCCATCCGCACGTGGTGACCCTGTACGACGCCGTGCGCGTCGGGCACTACCGGTGGGCCACGTCCTGGCTGGTCATGGAGTACGCGCCCGGCGGCAGCCTGGACGGACGGCCGCCGCTGCCCCCGGCGCTCGCGGCGGGCATCGGCGCGCAGATCGCGGGCGCGCTGGCCACACTGCACACCAAGGACGTCGTGCACGGCGACGTCAAGCCGGGCAATGTCGTCCTCGCCGCCGACGGCGCCGCCAAGCTCGCGGACTTCGGCGCCGCCTACCGGTTCGGCGGCGTGACCCCGGCCGCCGGGCGGCGCGCCGGCCGCGTCGCCTACACCCCCGGCTACGCCGCCCCCGAGGTCTGGCTCCACCGCAGCCCCGAACCGGCCTCGGACGTGTTCTCGCTCGCGGCCATGGTGCACACGCTGGTCACCGGCCGGCCGCCGCGGTACGAGGTGTACCAGGGCGAGGAGGCCGCCGAGTGCGTGGTCGACCCCGGCGTCGGGCCGTTGCGCGAGGCGCTGACGGCGATGCTGCGGTCCGCCGCCGAGGACCGGCCGACCGCGGCCGAGGCCGGTGAACTGCTGCGTACGGTGGCCGGTCCGCCGGAAAACCTCCCACCGCTCCCGGGCGACCCGCGGATCACCAGGGCCGACGACGCGCCGGGGACGCCCGACCGGTCCGGCCGGAAGCGGATCGCGGCCGTCGCGGTGGCCGTCACGGCGCTGGCCCTCGCCGTCTGGGCGGGCGCCTGGGCCGGTACGTGGGGCAGCGCCTGGGCGTGGGCGCTGGGCACCGTACGCGGGGGCGATGTCGCCGCCTCGGCCTCCGTCATCGGCGACCACCGTACGGCCGACCCCTGCGCGCTGACCGACTCCGCCGCGCTCAGCCGCTTCGGCCGGCCCGTGCTCGAACCCGCCTACGGCAACTTCGACCGGTGCGACGTCATCCTGCGCGACCTGCGCGACACGACGCCGGACGCGGTGGTGGACGTCGAGGTCGAGTTCGGCGACGGGGGTCGGCCGGAGCTCGCGGGCCCGGTCACCACCACCGGCCGGGTCAGCGTGGCGCAGGGCCCGCCGGACGGCGGCGAGTGCGACCGTACGCTGCTGCCGGCCGGGGACGACGCCTACGTCACGATCACCGCGAAGCCGGTCGAGGGTACGCGGGCGGGGGTGTCCGCGCTGTGCCGGATCGCCGACGTCGCCGTGGGAAGCGCGACCAAGGTGCTCAACGACGTGCCCGCCGGGGGCCGTACGCCCCGGCGATCCCCGCCCCTTCCGGCGGAGTCGCTGGCGAACCGGGACGCCTGCGCGCTGCTCACCCCGCGAGCGCTTGAGGCCGTCCCCGGGGTCGACGCGAGCGATCCGGAGGCCGGGTTCGGGCGCTGGGACTGTTCGTGGCGGAGCACCACCAGCGATCTGTGGGTGCGGTTGTTCTTCGACCGGGGACCGACGCCGACGGCGGCCGACGGCACGCCCGTCGAGTTGGCCGGTCACAGCGCGGTGATCGCCCCGCCGGACGACGAGGGCCCGCACACCGCCAAGGTGCAGGTGGTCCACCGTTCCTTCACCGTCCGGGACGGTTACACCGAGGTCGAGACGGTGAACGTGGTGGTCGGCGACGGTTCGCGCTCCGCCCAGCAGTTGAGCGCCCTGGCCACGGATCTGGCCCGCGCGGCGGCGACGTCGGCGTAG
- the hrpA gene encoding ATP-dependent RNA helicase HrpA, with the protein MSTQPPSPAELAGRLPALTLRDEQRLGRRLDGARRIRKPEARAAVLAEIGADIERAEQRVAARRTAVPRITYPEALPVSQKKDKILAAVRDHQVVIVAGETGSGKTTQIPKICLELGRGVRGLIGHTQPRRIAARTVAERVAEELDTPLGSAVGWKVRFTDQVGDSTLVKLMTDGIMLAEIQTDRELLAYDTIIIDEAHERSLNIDFILGYLAQLLPRRPDLKVIITSATIDPQRFSRHFGDAPVVEVSGRTYPVEVRYRPLLEEVQEGQENVADADRDQITAICDAVDELQAEGPGDILVFLSGEREIRDTADALNKKQLRSTEVLPLYARLSSAEQHRVFQRHSGRRIVLATNVAETSLTVPGIRYVIDPGTARISRYSHRTKVQRLPIEPVSQASANQRKGRCGRTSDGICIRLYDEDDFLSRPEFTDAEILRTSLASVILQMTAAGLGDIAKFPFIDPPDSRNIKDGIQLLEELGALDPQQKDPRKRLTATGRKLAQLPVDPRLARMVLEADRNGCVHEVMVIAAALSIQDPRERPADKQQQADQQHARFLANSGKEGVTSDFLSFLTLWSYVRDRQKELSSSAFRRMCRSEYLNFLRIREWQDIYSQLRTVARQLGIDTAESEAAADPQLVHVSLLAGLLSHIGLKNAGVEGGKDAAKNEYLGARSAKFAVFPGSALFRKPPRWIMSAELVETSRLWARVNARIEPEWIEPLAQHLVKRTYSEPHWEKDQAAVMAYERVTLYGVPIVTQRKVNYGRIDPEVSRELFIRNALVEGDWRTHHQFFHDNRKLLGEVEELEHRARRRDILVDDETLYDFYDARLPEEVVSGAHFDSWWKNRRREEPELLNFEHSMLINENAEAVTKADYPDSWRQGALKFRVTYQFEPGADADGVTVHIPLQVLNQVTSDGFDWQIPGLRESVVTELIRSLPKPIRRHYVPAPNYARTFLERVVAGPDPLPAVLARELQRMVGVPVTAEDFDPARIPDHLKITFRVTDERRRKIAEDKDLDALRLRLKPKTREAITRAFESASDPALASVEQRTGLKDWTVGTLPRTFETRRAGQPVKAYPALVDEGATVAVRLFDTEAEQTAAMWRGTRRLIVLNVPVNPAKFAADRLSNQQKLALSRNPHGSVQALFEDCATAAADRLIAEHGGPAWDEEAYRKLYDAVRADLVELTARSVQQVQQVLAAWQSCERRLKDTTSLVLVANLQDVKRQLAALVHAGFVTETGLRRLPDLLRYLVGVDRRLQQMPTAVQRDTTRMEKVHEIEAEYAELLAAQPPGRPVPAAVRDIRWMIEELRVSYFAHALGTAFPVSDKRIFKALDEAWG; encoded by the coding sequence ATGTCTACCCAACCCCCCTCCCCAGCCGAGCTGGCCGGACGGCTGCCCGCGCTCACCCTGCGCGACGAGCAGCGCCTCGGCCGGCGGCTCGACGGCGCCCGCCGGATCCGCAAACCCGAGGCGCGCGCCGCCGTCCTGGCCGAGATCGGCGCCGACATCGAGCGCGCCGAGCAGCGGGTCGCCGCCCGCAGGACCGCCGTGCCGCGCATCACCTATCCCGAGGCGCTGCCGGTCAGCCAGAAGAAGGACAAGATCCTGGCCGCGGTCCGCGACCACCAGGTGGTGATCGTCGCGGGCGAGACGGGCTCGGGCAAGACCACGCAGATCCCCAAGATCTGTCTGGAGCTGGGCCGGGGCGTTCGCGGCCTGATCGGCCACACCCAGCCGCGCCGGATCGCCGCCCGTACGGTCGCCGAGCGCGTCGCGGAGGAGCTGGACACCCCGCTGGGCTCGGCCGTCGGCTGGAAGGTCCGCTTCACCGACCAGGTGGGCGACTCCACGCTGGTCAAGCTGATGACCGACGGCATCATGCTCGCCGAGATCCAGACCGACCGCGAGCTGCTGGCCTATGACACGATCATCATCGACGAGGCCCACGAGCGCAGTCTCAACATCGACTTCATCCTCGGCTACCTCGCCCAGCTCCTCCCCCGCCGCCCCGACCTCAAGGTGATCATCACCTCGGCGACGATCGACCCCCAGCGCTTCTCCCGCCACTTCGGCGACGCGCCGGTCGTGGAGGTCAGCGGGCGTACGTATCCGGTGGAGGTCCGCTACCGGCCGCTGCTGGAAGAGGTCCAGGAGGGGCAGGAGAACGTCGCCGACGCCGACCGGGACCAGATCACCGCGATCTGCGACGCGGTCGACGAGCTCCAGGCCGAGGGTCCGGGCGACATCCTGGTCTTCCTCTCCGGCGAGCGGGAGATCCGCGACACCGCCGACGCGCTGAACAAGAAACAGCTGCGCTCGACCGAAGTCCTGCCGCTGTACGCCCGGTTGTCCTCCGCCGAGCAGCACCGGGTCTTCCAGCGGCACTCCGGCCGCCGGATCGTACTGGCCACGAATGTCGCCGAGACCTCGCTGACCGTCCCCGGCATCCGCTATGTGATCGACCCCGGCACCGCCCGTATCTCGCGCTACAGCCACCGTACGAAGGTGCAGCGGCTGCCGATCGAGCCGGTCAGCCAGGCCAGCGCCAACCAGCGCAAGGGCCGCTGCGGGCGTACCTCGGACGGCATCTGCATCCGGCTCTACGACGAGGACGACTTCCTGTCGCGGCCGGAGTTCACCGACGCGGAGATCCTGCGGACGAGTCTGGCCTCGGTCATCCTCCAGATGACGGCGGCCGGGCTCGGCGACATCGCCAAGTTCCCCTTCATCGACCCGCCGGACAGCCGCAACATCAAGGACGGCATCCAACTCCTTGAGGAGCTGGGCGCGCTCGACCCGCAGCAGAAGGACCCGCGCAAGCGCCTCACGGCGACCGGCCGCAAGCTCGCCCAACTCCCGGTCGACCCGCGGCTGGCCCGGATGGTGCTGGAGGCCGACCGCAACGGCTGTGTGCACGAGGTCATGGTGATCGCCGCCGCGCTGTCCATCCAGGACCCGCGCGAACGCCCGGCGGACAAGCAGCAGCAGGCCGACCAGCAGCACGCCCGCTTCCTGGCGAACTCGGGCAAGGAGGGCGTGACCAGCGACTTCCTCTCCTTCCTCACTCTGTGGAGCTATGTGCGGGACCGGCAGAAGGAACTGTCCTCCTCGGCCTTCCGCCGTATGTGCCGCAGCGAGTATCTGAACTTCCTGCGGATCCGCGAATGGCAGGACATCTACAGCCAGTTGCGTACGGTCGCCAGGCAACTCGGCATCGACACGGCCGAGTCGGAGGCCGCCGCCGATCCCCAGCTGGTGCATGTGTCACTGCTGGCCGGGCTGCTGTCGCACATCGGGCTCAAGAACGCGGGGGTCGAGGGCGGCAAGGACGCGGCGAAGAACGAGTATCTGGGCGCCCGCAGCGCGAAGTTCGCGGTCTTCCCGGGCTCCGCGCTGTTCCGGAAGCCGCCGCGCTGGATCATGTCGGCCGAGCTGGTGGAGACCTCCCGGCTGTGGGCGCGGGTCAACGCCCGGATCGAGCCCGAGTGGATCGAGCCGCTGGCCCAGCACCTGGTCAAGCGCACCTACAGCGAGCCGCACTGGGAGAAGGACCAGGCCGCGGTGATGGCGTACGAGCGGGTGACGCTCTACGGCGTCCCGATCGTCACCCAGCGCAAGGTGAACTACGGCCGGATCGACCCCGAGGTCTCCCGCGAGCTCTTCATCCGCAACGCCCTGGTCGAGGGCGACTGGCGCACCCACCACCAGTTCTTCCACGACAACCGCAAGCTGCTCGGCGAGGTCGAGGAGCTGGAACACCGGGCCAGGCGCCGGGACATCCTCGTCGACGACGAGACGCTCTACGACTTCTACGACGCCCGGCTGCCCGAAGAGGTGGTCTCCGGAGCCCACTTCGACTCCTGGTGGAAGAACCGCCGCCGCGAGGAACCGGAGTTGCTCAACTTCGAGCACTCCATGCTGATCAACGAGAACGCGGAGGCGGTCACCAAGGCCGACTACCCGGACTCCTGGCGGCAGGGCGCGCTCAAGTTCCGGGTGACGTACCAGTTCGAGCCGGGCGCGGACGCCGACGGTGTGACCGTCCACATCCCGCTCCAGGTGCTCAACCAGGTCACGTCCGACGGCTTCGACTGGCAGATCCCGGGCCTGCGCGAGAGCGTGGTGACCGAGCTGATCCGCTCGCTGCCCAAGCCGATCCGCCGGCACTACGTCCCCGCGCCGAACTACGCGAGGACGTTCCTGGAGCGGGTCGTGGCGGGCCCGGACCCGCTGCCGGCCGTGCTGGCACGGGAGTTGCAGCGGATGGTCGGTGTGCCGGTCACCGCGGAGGACTTCGACCCGGCGAGGATTCCGGACCATCTGAAGATCACCTTCCGGGTGACCGACGAGCGGCGCCGGAAGATCGCCGAGGACAAGGACCTCGACGCGCTCAGGCTGCGGCTCAAGCCGAAGACCAGGGAGGCCATCACCCGGGCCTTCGAAAGCGCCTCCGACCCGGCACTGGCCTCGGTCGAGCAGCGCACCGGGCTGAAGGACTGGACGGTCGGCACGCTGCCCCGCACCTTCGAGACGCGCCGGGCCGGGCAGCCGGTCAAGGCGTATCCGGCGCTGGTCGACGAGGGCGCGACGGTGGCCGTACGGCTCTTCGACACCGAGGCCGAGCAGACGGCCGCGATGTGGCGCGGCACCCGGCGGCTGATCGTGCTCAACGTGCCGGTGAACCCGGCGAAGTTCGCCGCCGACCGGCTGTCCAACCAGCAGAAGCTGGCGCTGTCCCGCAATCCGCACGGCAGTGTGCAGGCGCTGTTCGAGGACTGCGCCACCGCGGCGGCCGACCGGCTGATCGCCGAGCACGGCGGGCCGGCCTGGGACGAGGAGGCGTACCGCAAGCTCTACGACGCGGTACGGGCCGATCTGGTCGAGCTGACCGCCCGCAGCGTGCAGCAGGTCCAGCAGGTGCTGGCCGCCTGGCAGTCGTGCGAGCGCCGGCTGAAGGACACCACCAGCCTGGTGCTGGTGGCGAACCTCCAGGACGTCAAGCGTCAGCTCGCCGCCCTGGTGCACGCCGGATTCGTGACCGAAACCGGTCTGCGGCGGCTGCCCGACCTTCTGCGGTATCTGGTCGGGGTCGACCGCCGGCTCCAGCAGATGCCGACCGCCGTGCAGCGGGACACCACGCGCATGGAGAAGGTGCACGAGATCGAGGCGGAGTACGCGGAGCTGCTGGCCGCGCAGCCCCCGGGACGGCCGGTGCCGGCCGCGGTACGGGACATCCGCTGGATGATCGAGGAACTGCGGGTGAGTTACTTCGCACACGCGCTGGGCACGGCGTTCCCGGTGTCCGACAAGCGGATCTTCAAGGCCCTGGACGAGGCGTGGGGCTGA
- a CDS encoding glycosyltransferase: MLLASAPDDSGMLHVLSQFSVALSLIFPVYLLLLILPLLMRRTRRPGHADDYTWHLFVPCRDEAAVIGDTLRYLRAACPTAHIWVIDDDSDDATGDIVRGRAIHDQGIHLVQRRRPNARQGKGEALNAAYRALCAWVPEGVDRRRVIVGVFDADGRPAPGCLDFVAARRYFGRADVGAVQIEVRMMNRTQHRPDPEAGAVRNFVARLLIRMQDLEFRAPVAALQHARKASRSVCLGGNGQFARLAALDDLDAEYGRPWTGRLLEDFELGMHLLMVGWINSFCAETYVEQEALFDRKRFLTQRTRWAQGVMQCFKYIWLVWKSDRIPNVGFLELAFFLAQPWLQLMAALLYPVPMVILGASYLRHPQAAVDYLAGGGWVGIALYLVMALGQFVLWGPVYRRKCEPDSGFWQSIGWGLAYPFYLMFLYVVSWRAVGRIITRRNGWAKTRRNADRTVNGPVAKEA, encoded by the coding sequence ATGCTCCTCGCCTCGGCACCGGACGACTCCGGCATGCTGCACGTGCTCTCCCAGTTCTCCGTGGCGCTGAGCCTGATCTTCCCGGTCTATCTGCTGCTGCTGATCCTGCCGCTGCTGATGCGGCGCACCCGCAGGCCCGGCCACGCGGACGACTACACCTGGCATCTGTTCGTCCCCTGCCGGGACGAGGCGGCCGTCATCGGCGACACCCTGCGCTATCTGCGGGCCGCCTGCCCGACCGCGCACATCTGGGTGATCGACGACGACTCCGACGACGCCACCGGCGACATCGTCCGCGGCCGCGCGATCCACGACCAGGGCATCCACCTCGTCCAGCGCCGTCGCCCGAACGCCCGCCAGGGCAAGGGAGAGGCGCTCAACGCCGCGTACCGCGCCCTGTGCGCCTGGGTGCCCGAGGGCGTCGACCGGCGCCGGGTGATCGTCGGGGTGTTCGACGCGGACGGCCGCCCGGCCCCCGGCTGCCTGGACTTCGTCGCGGCCCGGCGGTACTTCGGCCGGGCCGACGTCGGCGCCGTCCAGATCGAGGTCCGGATGATGAACCGGACGCAGCACCGGCCCGACCCCGAGGCCGGCGCCGTACGCAACTTCGTCGCCCGGCTGCTGATCCGGATGCAGGACCTGGAGTTCCGCGCGCCGGTCGCCGCGCTCCAGCACGCCCGCAAGGCGTCCCGCTCGGTCTGCCTGGGCGGCAACGGCCAGTTCGCCCGGCTCGCGGCCCTCGACGACCTGGACGCCGAGTACGGCCGCCCCTGGACCGGCCGGCTCCTCGAAGACTTCGAACTGGGCATGCACCTGCTGATGGTCGGCTGGATCAACAGCTTCTGCGCCGAGACGTACGTCGAGCAGGAGGCGCTCTTCGACCGCAAGCGCTTCTTGACCCAGCGGACCCGCTGGGCGCAGGGCGTGATGCAGTGCTTCAAGTACATCTGGCTGGTCTGGAAGTCCGACCGCATTCCCAACGTGGGCTTCCTCGAACTGGCCTTCTTCCTCGCCCAGCCCTGGCTGCAACTGATGGCCGCCCTGCTCTACCCCGTCCCGATGGTCATACTCGGCGCCTCCTACCTACGGCACCCGCAGGCCGCCGTGGACTATCTGGCGGGCGGCGGGTGGGTCGGCATCGCGCTCTATCTGGTGATGGCGCTCGGCCAGTTCGTGCTGTGGGGCCCGGTCTACCGGCGCAAGTGCGAGCCCGACAGCGGGTTCTGGCAGTCGATCGGCTGGGGCCTGGCGTACCCCTTCTACCTGATGTTCCTCTACGTCGTCTCCTGGCGCGCGGTCGGCCGCATCATCACCCGCAGGAACGGCTGGGCCAAGACGCGGCGCAACGCGGACCGTACGGTGAACGGACCGGTGGCCAAGGAGGCGTGA